Below is a genomic region from Kribbella qitaiheensis.
GCTCGCCGAGGTGCGCTGGTTCAACGAGAGCCTGACCGCCTTCAATGAGGGCCGGCAGGTCTCGGCTCTGGTGCTCAGTACGGCGCTCCTGGCCTGGAACGCCCAGCTGGTCAACCTCGACGTCGACCGCGACGCGCTGCTGACCGGCCTCACCCTCGCCTGGTTCGCCTCGCAGCTACCGACTGAGTAGCGGATCAGGCGCCGAGCAGACGAGCGCCGTTGTGCCAGCAGACGGCGCGGAGCCAGTCGTCGCCAAGCTCCAGGCGCTCCAGCGATTCCAGCTGGACGGCGTACTCGTACGGGATGTTCGGGAAGTCCGAGCCGAGCACGATCCGGTCCTGGAGCGCCGCCAGTCGCGGCAGTAGGGACGGGTCGAGGGGCATCATCGCCTCCACGAACGGCGTGAACGCCATCGTGGTGTCGAGGTGCGCGTTGGGATAGGTCTCGGCCAGCGCGAGGTGTTCGGCGTACTCCGGCATGCCCAGGTGAGCGATCACCGCGGTCAGCCGAGGGTGTCTCCGCAGTACCTCGCCGAACGGCCCGGGGCCGGTGTGGCGGCCGGGGATCGGCCCCGATCCGCAGTGCGCGACCACCGGTACGCCGGCCTCCGCCAGCTGGCCCCAGACCGCGTCGAGCTCGTCGTCGCGAGGGTCGTAGTCACCGACCTGGACATGCACCTTGAAGATCCGGGTGCCCAGCTCCAGAGCCTCTTTCACGTACTGCGAGGCGCCCGGTTCCGGGTAGAACGTGCCGCTCGGGACGCAGCCAGGCGTCGCTGCGGCGAAGTCGCGGGCCCACTGGTTCAGCCAGGCGGCCATATCCGGCTTGTGCGGATAGACGAGGGCCGGGAACCGCCGTACGCCGAGTGCGCGCAGCGTCTCCAGTCGCTCGGCCACGGGCGTTCGGTAGGTCACCGGCCAGGGCGTGCCGTAGTGCTTCTCGGCCTGGTCGAAGTATCGCCAGACCGCGTCCATCACCCCGTCCGGCAGGAAGTGGACGTGTACATCCATCAGACCGTCCAGCCCGAGCCGCTGCCACCACCCAGGGACCTCTTCGTCTCGCACCCACGCCATGTTAGTGCGCCGTACTTGCAATACATACGTAACTACGTACTATCCACAGTGTGGAAGAAGCTGTGGATAACCGGCTCGCGGAGCTGGAACGGCGGATCGCCGCGCTGGAATCCGGCGCTTCCACCCGCCGTCGTCCACAGGCCGCGGGCTTTCCGCAGACCGACGACTCCGCACCGGTCGGACGCGCTCTACTTGCCTCGAACGGGGTCGAGCCAGCCGTGCTCGACGCGGACTGGACGGAGTGGGCCGGGGCGCTCGCGGCGCTCGGGAACCCGGTGCGACTGACGCTGCTGCAGCAGATCCTGCGCGGAACCAGCACAGTCAATGCGCTCAGTGAGGTCCAGGGTCTTGGCACGAGCGGGCAGATCTACCACCATCTGCGTCAGCTGACTGCGGAAGGCTGGCTGCACACTCCCAGCCGCGGCGTCTTCGCCGTACCCCCGCCTCGCGTGGTCGCGCTGATGACGATCTTGGCGGCTCTGGAGGGGCGAGCATGAAACTCATCGCCGTACTGCTGGCGATAGCGCTGACGGCCGGTGGCTGGCTGGTCCGGCCGCGAGGTCTGGACCTGGATGCGGCCCGGACCGGTGACGACAAACTGCAGGCGTTCATCGACCAGAACTATGAGGGCCCCGGGCACCGATTGGCCGTCGCGGTGATCGGGGACAACTCGATGGTGTTCGCCGGGCGGGGCGCGAACGAGCACGGCCGCTTCGAGGTCGGTTCCATCAGCAAGGCCATGACCGGTCTGTTGCTGGCAGATTCGGTACGCCGTGGCGAGGTGCGGCTGGATCAGCAAGTCGGCTCGCTACTGCCCCTGGACGGCACCGACGTCGCCAACGCCACCCTCGAGGAGCTCGCGACCCACAGCTCGGGTCTGCCCAACACCTCACACAAGCCACTCGTCGTCGCGCGATCGTTCCTCGCCAGTTGGTCCGCAAGCAATCCCTACCCGTACGACGTCAACCAGCTGCTCGGCCAAGCCCGGGCCGCTGGCACCGGCGGTCGAGGCAAACCGGCGTACTCGAATCTCGGCGGTGCGCTGCTCGGTCAGGCTCTCGCCAGCAAGGCCGGCAAGAGCTACCCGGATCTGCTGACCGAACGAGTGCTCACGCCACTGCAGATGAATGAGACCCGGGTCGCCGTCGACCAGGCCGATGCCGCTCCGGACGGTTACAGCTCAGGCGGGCGGAAGGAAGCGCCGTGGGTGCAGGACGGGTACGGGCCGGCCGGCGGCGTCGTGTCCACATCGGGCGATATGGCGCTGATGCTGCAGTCGTTGCTGCGAGGCACCGGCGTCGAGGCGCTGGCGGCCCGGCGGGGCTTCGAGGACGGTGACAGGATCGGGCTGTTCTGGATCACCAGCCCGTTGCCCGGTACGGATCACTCGATGGTGTGGCATGACGGCGGCACCGGCGGCTATCGCGCGTTCGTCGGCGTCGACCTGGAGCGGAAGCGAGCCGTGGTGGTGCTGTCCGATGTAGCTGCCTCCGTCAACGACTTCGGCGCCAAGCTACTGGCGGCGCAGTCGTGAGGACGATCATCGTGCTGGTCCTGGCGATCGGCTATCCGTTGCTCGTCCTCTGGCAGCTCAACGGCCGCAAGCTCCGGGACCGGCTGGACGTCGTCGTGGTCTTCGCGGTCGGATTCCTCTTCCTGCTCTTCGCCCGGACGACCGTCGACTGGCAGGCGGTGCCGCCGTGGCTGTGGCTGATCGGGCTGCTACTGCTGGCGACAAGCGTCGTACGGGCCGGCTGGGCCTGGCCTGACCTGCAGTGGACGAACTCGCGACGAGGCGGACGGCGCGCGACCTCGGCGGCGATCCAGTTGGTGATCGCCACCGCACTCATCGTTGTCCTACTTTGACTTTGATTGGTCCGAGACCCACAGGCCGGTGAGGCCGCGGAAATGGGCGAGGAACTTCTCCTGCTCGTGGGCCGGGTAGGTGGCGGCGACCGTCTCGCGCAGGATGCGGTCGAAGTCGTCGCCGCGGACCCAGTCGACGAGTCGCTCGTCGAAGTCGGGGAGGTTCTCGGCGCACCACTCCTGGTAGCGGGCGGTGTCGAAGTACTCGTCGGCCAGCGCGAGGTAGGCCTCGATCTTCGCGTCGTAGTCGAGCGAGTCGTCGTCGGCGATCGCGAAGTACCGCTCGGTGTGCAGGTCGACCTTGGTCCGCCGGCCGGTCGCGAGCGAGAACATCGACCACTTCACCAGCGCGCTGATCGCCCACGGGAAGTAGTAGTGCAGCGAGGTGATCGCCACGTCCGGGCAGGCGTTCGCGTAGTCGATCGGGTGCACCGAGTCGCCGCTGACCAGCATCTCGCAGGAGTTGAACTCCCAGCCGAAGAACGCGTTCACGATCCGGCTGATCGCGACCGCCTGGTGGCCGGCCGACGGGCTGAGGAAGTCATGGGAGACGGCGTACCGGGTGTGCATCGGCTCGTCCGGCTGGAAGTCCATCACCATCGTCTCGGCGCCGATCGACAGCGCCCGGGCGAACTTCTCGTACTCGACCGTGGCCTGCAGGTGCATCAGCATCTCGCCGGACTCGTCGTAGGCCTTGTGCAGGTCCTCGCGGTTGTTGATCCGCGAGACGCCGCGCCAGCCGCCACCGTCGAACGGCTTCATGTACATCGGGTAGCCGAGGTCGTCCGCGATCGCGTCCAGGTCGAACGACTTGTTGTACTTCGCCGACGTGTACGCCCAGCGCACGTTGTCGACCGGGTTCTTGTACGGCACCAGCACGGTCCGCGGGATCTTCAGGCCGAGCCGGAGCATCGCGCAGTACGCGCTGTGCTTCTCCATCGCCTGGAAGGTGAACGGCGAGTTCAGCAGGTAGGTGCCGTTCATCAGTGCGGCCTTCTTCAGCCACTCGCGCGGGTGGTAGTACCAGTACGCGAGCCGGTCGATCACCAGCTCGACCCGGACCGGATCGTTGAGGTCGAACGGCTCGATCGTCAGCCGCTCGGTGCTGAACTCGTGGGTCGTGCCGCTGTCGGTGACCGGGCCGACCTGTCGCAGCAGCCCCTCGAAGGCCTGCGGCCAGTCCTCCTCGGCGCCGAGCAACAACCCGATCAAGTGCTGAGAGCGGTCAGCCACGGTGAACTCCTAACAAGCAGGGAAAGGAAGGGAAGGGAAGGAAGGAAGGAAGGCGAAGAGGGCGGCCGACAGACGATGGGGGCGGCCAACAGGCGATGGGGGGCGGCTAGCAGAATCGTGGCAGGTGGTGGGCTATCTGCTTGCGCCACCAGGGCCAGTCGTGGGCTACGTCGTGGCCCCACAGGTCCAGCTCGTGGGGGATGCCTTTGGAAGCCAGTACCGCGCTGGTCGCGCGCGCCGACGGCAGGGAGCCGGTCGGGTTGGTTTCCCAGTCGCCCTGGCCGACCGTGAGCACCAGGAACACCCGGTTGCGCAACCAGTCGAGGTGCTCACCG
It encodes:
- a CDS encoding amidohydrolase family protein — its product is MRDEEVPGWWQRLGLDGLMDVHVHFLPDGVMDAVWRYFDQAEKHYGTPWPVTYRTPVAERLETLRALGVRRFPALVYPHKPDMAAWLNQWARDFAAATPGCVPSGTFYPEPGASQYVKEALELGTRIFKVHVQVGDYDPRDDELDAVWGQLAEAGVPVVAHCGSGPIPGRHTGPGPFGEVLRRHPRLTAVIAHLGMPEYAEHLALAETYPNAHLDTTMAFTPFVEAMMPLDPSLLPRLAALQDRIVLGSDFPNIPYEYAVQLESLERLELGDDWLRAVCWHNGARLLGA
- a CDS encoding ArsR/SmtB family transcription factor translates to MEEAVDNRLAELERRIAALESGASTRRRPQAAGFPQTDDSAPVGRALLASNGVEPAVLDADWTEWAGALAALGNPVRLTLLQQILRGTSTVNALSEVQGLGTSGQIYHHLRQLTAEGWLHTPSRGVFAVPPPRVVALMTILAALEGRA
- a CDS encoding serine hydrolase domain-containing protein, which codes for MKLIAVLLAIALTAGGWLVRPRGLDLDAARTGDDKLQAFIDQNYEGPGHRLAVAVIGDNSMVFAGRGANEHGRFEVGSISKAMTGLLLADSVRRGEVRLDQQVGSLLPLDGTDVANATLEELATHSSGLPNTSHKPLVVARSFLASWSASNPYPYDVNQLLGQARAAGTGGRGKPAYSNLGGALLGQALASKAGKSYPDLLTERVLTPLQMNETRVAVDQADAAPDGYSSGGRKEAPWVQDGYGPAGGVVSTSGDMALMLQSLLRGTGVEALAARRGFEDGDRIGLFWITSPLPGTDHSMVWHDGGTGGYRAFVGVDLERKRAVVVLSDVAASVNDFGAKLLAAQS
- a CDS encoding ATP-grasp domain-containing protein, which codes for MADRSQHLIGLLLGAEEDWPQAFEGLLRQVGPVTDSGTTHEFSTERLTIEPFDLNDPVRVELVIDRLAYWYYHPREWLKKAALMNGTYLLNSPFTFQAMEKHSAYCAMLRLGLKIPRTVLVPYKNPVDNVRWAYTSAKYNKSFDLDAIADDLGYPMYMKPFDGGGWRGVSRINNREDLHKAYDESGEMLMHLQATVEYEKFARALSIGAETMVMDFQPDEPMHTRYAVSHDFLSPSAGHQAVAISRIVNAFFGWEFNSCEMLVSGDSVHPIDYANACPDVAITSLHYYFPWAISALVKWSMFSLATGRRTKVDLHTERYFAIADDDSLDYDAKIEAYLALADEYFDTARYQEWCAENLPDFDERLVDWVRGDDFDRILRETVAATYPAHEQEKFLAHFRGLTGLWVSDQSKSK